The genomic region GTTCATGCTGTTCTTGGTCCGGTTCTTGAAGGCAAAGCCGATCATGTTATGGGAAACAGGCTTGTGGATTACGAAGAAGGTGCTTTTACCAGACTCAACCTTTTCGGGAACAAGGTAATAAACAAGATGTTTGGCATGGCTTATGGTGTGTGGCTTGAGGATATTCTTACAGGTTACAGGGCTTTTAATAAGAAAGCCATCAAGTCCTTTGAGCTTACAAAAATGGGATTTGAGGTAGAATCTGAGATCACAATAGAAAGTGTGAAAAAAGATCTGCGCATAGAAGAAGTCCCGACAACTTACCTGGCAAGACATTCAGAAGGTGCTACAAAATTGAATCCGCTAAAAGATGGCTGGAGAATTGGATCTACCATCTATAAAATGGCAAAACTTCATAATCCGATGTTCTATTTTGGAATAATCGGCGGTGCGTTTATCCTCGCAGGTATTCTTGTTGGCAGTTTTGTTGTTGTCCAGTGGTTCCAGGGTGTTACACGCATTCCTATGACTATACTTACTACGTTGCTGGTAGTAGCAGGTTTCCAGATGTTCATTTTTGGAATGCTCAGCGATCTCATGGTTACCCTTCACAGGGAAAACATGCGTATGCTCCGTAAAATCACTGAAATTGCCGAAAAGGACGATGACTGATCTTTCATGGTAACTTGTCCTGAATTCAAAGTTTCAATGATTTTAATGACATTTCATTTTCCCTGTAAACAAAACAATTTTAGTTGAATAGTGGGTTTTGCATTATTGTCAAAGCTCTATTCCAAGTCGAATCATTATTGCTTATGGGTGTGATTTTGAATATCTTTTTTAGCTTTTATTTATTCACCGCTTAATAAAAAATCGGCATCTATAAAGTTAACTTGACTTTATCTAAAGTTTATTTTTTGACAAACATTATATACGATTTAGTTATTGTAGGTTACATCTAAATCTTGAGGTATAAACAATGACAATAGTTACAGATGCAAAAAATGGTAAGATCACAGAAGAGATGAAGATCGTTGCCGAGGTTGAAGGCAAGGATCCTGAATTCATCAGACGTGGTATCGCAGCAGGAAGAATCGTAATCCCAATGACACCATACAGGGATATCAAAATCTGTGGTATGGGCGAAGGTCTTACAACCAAGGTAAACGCATCTATTGGTGCATCATCAGACATCGTTGACCTTGACATGGAAGTTAAGAAGGCAAAGGCAGCAGAGGCAGCA from Methanolobus tindarius DSM 2278 harbors:
- the aglJ gene encoding S-layer glycoprotein N-glycosyltransferase AglJ encodes the protein MSNENVCILLPTLNEEATIGQVIRDFRSEGFDNILVIDGNSKDKTREIAEAEGARVVVQTGKGKGQAIKQSFELIEEDYVVMADGDGTNLAKDVHAVLGPVLEGKADHVMGNRLVDYEEGAFTRLNLFGNKVINKMFGMAYGVWLEDILTGYRAFNKKAIKSFELTKMGFEVESEITIESVKKDLRIEEVPTTYLARHSEGATKLNPLKDGWRIGSTIYKMAKLHNPMFYFGIIGGAFILAGILVGSFVVVQWFQGVTRIPMTILTTLLVVAGFQMFIFGMLSDLMVTLHRENMRMLRKITEIAEKDDD